In Bradyrhizobium sp. 200, the sequence TCAGATTCATGTCGTCGATTTCGCCAACCATCGCGCTCAGCAAAGACGCGCTCCCCAACCGGCGGCGTACATTCGCCGGCCGGACCAAATCGTTCAGTCTGCCAAAACCAGCCTAATCGTCTTGCGTGACGGCTTCGCGTGACCAACTGTTGCGTAAGTCTTCAAGCGCAATATCAGGCTTTCGTTCGCTTTGCGGTCGAGAGCAGCACAGCTCCAGCTATTGCGCTCGATTCGACCTGCGTTTTGGAACCTTTCACCCGGCGGGCTCTCGTTTCGAGAACTCTGGCCTCACCCGCATCGTCTTACGGGGCCAGTAACCCTGGACCGATGTTGTGGCCGGAACGTAGTCGCTCCGGGGGAATATTCCAAGGGGTTTTTTTGCGTTCCAAAGGGACTTTATCGGGCCATTTTGTGACCTGCGACGGCCCTCGGAATGCCCGCCAGATCGGCTTTGGGGGGGATCACAGTCATTAACCCTGCGGCCGTCATCAAAACCTGGATCTGGGCGCTTTGACCGTCCCCGGCCTCAACAACAAGGGCTGCGCCTGGGGCGAGGAGGGCAGCCGCCTGGGGAATCAACCCGCGATAGGCGTCCAGCCCGTCGGCGCCGCCATCGAGTGCGGCCGGCGGATCGTATTTCCTGACATCGACGGCCAGGCCGTCGATGTCAGCCGTGCGGATATAGGGCGGATTCGAGACGATCAGATCGAACGGGCCGGAAAGCCCGCTGGCGTAATCGCAGGCAATGAACGTCGCGCGCTCCGCGAGGCCAGCGCGTGCCGCGTTGGCCGAAGCCGTCTGCAGGGCAGCCTCCGAGATGTCGGTTCCGAATCCTTGCGCCGCCGGCAACTCGGACAATAGCGCGAGCAAGATTGCGCCGGAGCCGGTGCCTACATCGACGATTCGCAGCGCCCGATCGAGGTTTCCGCCGGCACGCAGCAGTTCCAGCGCCAGTTCCACCACCGTCTCGGTATCGGGCCGCGGCACCAGCGTCGCGGACGAAAGTTGCAGCGTCAGACCCCAGAACTCCTTCTCGCCGATGATGCGGGCGACCGGTTCTCCGGCGAGGCGGCGGCGGGCGAATTCTTCGAGCCGTGCCGATTCGTCCGGGGTGAGTTGGCGCTGTGCGGCCGATATCAAGCCGGTCAGGTCGAGGCCGAGGGCATGGCCCGTCAGAATCCGTGCATCGAGTTCGGCGGATTCGATGGCGGCGGTTTTGAGTTGCGCAGAGAGCACGCGCCGCGCGGCCTCGATGGTCTGGCCGGCGAAATCCGTCATGCAGCGTCCTCGCGCAAATCCATCCACACGTCGTCCCTGCGAACGCAGGGACCCATACGCCGCGGCCTATCGGTTGAGGGGATGTGGGTCGAGATCTTGAGCAACAACGGAGGCTGGTGGTTATGGGTCCCTGCTTTCGCAGGGACGACGGCGAGATTAATGCTCACGCCGCCGCACCCTGCGCGGCAAGCTGCGCGGCCTGGTGCTCGGTCGTCAGCGCGTCGATCAATTCGCCCAGCGCTTCGCCCGCAATCACCTGCGGCAATTTGTAGAGCGTCAGGTTGATGCGGTGGTCGGTGACGCGGCCTTGCGGGAAATTATAGGTGCGGATGCGCTCGCTTCGGTCGCCGGAGCCGACCTTCTCCTTGCGGTCGGCGGAGCGTGCCGCATCGACGCGCTGGCGCTCGGCGTCATAGATGCGCGAGCGCAGGATGTTCATCGCGGAAGCGCGGTTCTTATGCTGCGAGCGGCTGTCCTGCATCATGACCACGATGCCGGTCGGGATGTGGGTGATGCGGATCGCCGATTCGGTCTTGTTGACGTGCTGACCGCCGGCGCCCTGCGCGCGCATGGTCTCGATCCGCAAATCGTCGTTCTTGATGTCGACGTCGACATCTTCGACCTCGGGCAGCACCGCCACCGTTGCCGCGGAAGTGTGAATACGCCCCTGCGTTTCGGTGTCCGGCACGCGCTGCACGCGGTGCACGCCGGATTCGAATTTCAGCTTGGCGAACGCGCCGCGGCCCTGCACTTCGGCGATTATTTCCTTGAAGCCGCCCATGGTGCCTTCGGAGGCCGAGATCACTTCGACCTTCCAGCCCTGCAGGGAGGCAAACCGCTCATACATCCGGAACAGGTCGCCGGCGAACAGCGAAGCTTCGTCGCCGCCGGTGCCGGCGCGGATTTCCAGCATCACGTTGCGGTCGTCCATGGCGTCCTTGGGCAATAGCGCCACGCGAATCTTCTGCTCCAGTTCGGCAACGCGGGCCTGCAGCGTTTCGAGCTCGAGTTCAGCCATGCTGCGTATTTCCGGATCGCTGGCGGAATCCGCCAGCAGCGATTCGGCGCCCGCAATCTCGGCCCGCGCCGCGCGATAGGCCTTTACCGCGTCGATCAGCGGATTGAGCTCGGCAAGCTCGCGCGTGATCTGGACGTATTTTTCGGAGTTCACCTGTCCCAGCAGCTCGGCTTCGAGCGAGGCGTGGTGGGCGAGCAGGATATCGAGTTTGGCTTCGGGTAGCATGGCGTTGTTCTCAAAGACCGGATGCGGATGGCTAAGTTGTCGGGACCGAGCCTCGCTACAACGACAGCCCCTCGCGTTCGGCGAATTCCGTCAGCTTCTGCCGGATCGAGACGCTGCCGGCCGGCGCGTCGAGCAGCGGCATGATGACAGCCTCGGCCTTCTTCGCGTCGAGGTCCAGGATCATCGCCTTCACCGGACCGTGCGCGGTGGCCGACAGCGACAGCGAGCGGTAGCCGAGCGCAATCAGTGCCAGCGCGCCGAGCGGCTTCGAGGCCATCTCGCCGCACAGCGACGCCATCTTCTTCGCCGTCTGCGCCTTGCGCACGATGTCGCGCAGCGCACGCATTATCGGCGCCGACATGGTGTCGAACCGCTCGGAAACCTTGGCGTTGCCGCGGTCGACCGCGAACAGGAACTGGAACAGGTCGTTCGACCCGACCGAAACGAAATCGACCTTCTTCAGGAGTTCGTCGAGCTGATAGAGCAGCGCCGGCACCTCCACCATGGTGCCGACGTCGATGCGTTCCGGCAGCGCATGGCCGTGCTGGCGCAGGTATGTCAGCTCGCGCTCCACGATCGCCTTGGCCTGGTCGAATTCGGCGACATCCGAAATCATCGGGAACATGATCTTCAGCGCGCGTCCGCCGCCGGCCCGCAGCAGCGCGCGGATCTGGCCGCGCAGCAATCCCGGCCGGTCGAGCCCGAGCCGGATCGCGCGCCAGCCGAGCGCCGGGTTTTCCTCGATCACGGTCTCCATATAGGGCAGCGCCTTGTCGCCGCCGATATCGAGGGTGCGGAACGTCACGGGCTTGGTGCCGGCAGCGTCCAGCACGGTGCGGTAGAGCGCGAGCTGGTCGGAGGATCGCGGCAGGCTCTGGCCGACCATGAACTGCAACTCAGTGCGGA encodes:
- the prmC gene encoding peptide chain release factor N(5)-glutamine methyltransferase; the encoded protein is MTDFAGQTIEAARRVLSAQLKTAAIESAELDARILTGHALGLDLTGLISAAQRQLTPDESARLEEFARRRLAGEPVARIIGEKEFWGLTLQLSSATLVPRPDTETVVELALELLRAGGNLDRALRIVDVGTGSGAILLALLSELPAAQGFGTDISEAALQTASANAARAGLAERATFIACDYASGLSGPFDLIVSNPPYIRTADIDGLAVDVRKYDPPAALDGGADGLDAYRGLIPQAAALLAPGAALVVEAGDGQSAQIQVLMTAAGLMTVIPPKADLAGIPRAVAGHKMAR
- the prfA gene encoding peptide chain release factor 1 — protein: MLPEAKLDILLAHHASLEAELLGQVNSEKYVQITRELAELNPLIDAVKAYRAARAEIAGAESLLADSASDPEIRSMAELELETLQARVAELEQKIRVALLPKDAMDDRNVMLEIRAGTGGDEASLFAGDLFRMYERFASLQGWKVEVISASEGTMGGFKEIIAEVQGRGAFAKLKFESGVHRVQRVPDTETQGRIHTSAATVAVLPEVEDVDVDIKNDDLRIETMRAQGAGGQHVNKTESAIRITHIPTGIVVMMQDSRSQHKNRASAMNILRSRIYDAERQRVDAARSADRKEKVGSGDRSERIRTYNFPQGRVTDHRINLTLYKLPQVIAGEALGELIDALTTEHQAAQLAAQGAAA